One window of the Labeo rohita strain BAU-BD-2019 chromosome 9, IGBB_LRoh.1.0, whole genome shotgun sequence genome contains the following:
- the tlr7 gene encoding toll-like receptor 7: protein MKMMTGKTFIIFAGLISFLGAAEWYPKSLKCDVSLISNGSEVGVDCTERGLTEVPLGIPTNTTNLTLTINHIPHITNDSFHKLHNITEIDFRCNCVPIKVGPKDRICTQSLTIDNGTFWKLKNLKSLYLDGNQLSSIPKGLPPNIVLLSLEVNSIYSILKENLTELTNIQMLYLGQNCYFRNPCNTSYYIEKDAFVQLNKMTLLSLKSNNLSYIPHQLPSSLRELYLYNNNIQIITEMDFHNLTKLEILDLSGNCPRCHNAPFPCIPCPNNAPLQIHPNSFQTLKNLKTLRLHSNSLTHIPSEWFQNLSQLGLLDLSSNFLAKEITCTSFPSLLPNLEELDLSFNYELQVYPASLNLSRSFSHLKSLKVLRIRGYVFQELKEDDIRPLADLNKLELIDLGTNFIKIAHLSLLRNLKSFKIINLSDNKISMPSQGETLSNHRENHYSSPMSQGAQYHSGEVKDIHYFLYDEYARSCKYKDKELWISSPFNNECSSFGKTLDISRNNIFFLHSRFLDLGELNCLNLSGNAMSQSLNGSEFVQLKNLQYLDFSDNRLDLMFSSAFQELSSLVVLDISRNSHYFVAEGLTHMLNFTKNLNKLSKLIMNDNQISTSTNTEMESFSLEHLEFKGNRLDMLWRDGDTRYASYFKKLLALKSLDISRNNLNFIPLEVFEGLPDTLTELYITNNRLKSFHWEGLLYLKNLQLLDLSENHLTDVPACLSNYTKSIQKLVLHKNNIVKLTPNFLKDAFSLKVLDLSYNRIQFIEESSFPGNVIDQLQTLYLNNNRFVCSCNATWFVRWINRTSVNIPRLATDVTCASPSAQKGQSVIFLNIQACQHNSLSIILCILLTSVILSILTLTISSHLFLWDVWYIYHFCLAKLKGYRRLSSNSTVYDAFVVYDTTDPAVHEWVMQELRVHLEDKGDPRMQLCLEERDWVPGCPLIENLSQSIQLSKRTVFILTGRYIKSGSFRTAFYLAHQRLMDERNDVIVLIFLEKMPCHSKYLSLRKRLYKKSVLEWPRNPQAQRYFWFTLRSVMATESQQYNKLFQETL from the coding sequence atgacaggaaagacatTCATCATCTTTGCCGGTCTCATCTCTTTTCTGGGTGCAGCTGAGTGGTACCCCAAAAGTCTGAAGTGTGACGTTTCTCTGATTAGTAACGGGAGCGAGGTCGGCGTCGACTGCACTGAACGAGGCCTAACCGAAGTTCCTTTGGGAATTCCAACGAATACCACCAACCTGACACTAACGATCAACCACATACCCCATATTACAAACGATTCCTTTCACAAACTGCACAACATCACTGAGATCGACTTCCGCTGCAACTGCGTGCCGATCAAGGTCGGCCCCAAAGACCGCATCTGCACCCAGAGCTTAACAATCGACAACGGCACCTTCTGGAAGCTAAAGAACCTCAAGTCGCTTTATTTGGACGGTAACCAGCTGTCCAGCATACCCAAGGGCCTTCCTCCAAACATAGTGCTTCTGAGTCTCGAGGTCAATAGTATTTATTCAATCCTTAAGGAGAATCTAACAGAACTGACTAATATTCAGATGCTGTATCTTGGACAGAACTGCTACTTCAGGAACCCGTGCAACACGTCATATTACATCGAAAAGGACGCTTTTGTGCAGCTCAACAAGATGACTTTGCTTTCTCTGAAGTCTAATAACTTGTCCTACATCCCCCATCAACTTCCATCCAGCCTCAGAGAGCTGTACCTGTACAACAACAATATTCAGATTATAACAGAGATGGACTTTCACAACCTGACGAAGTTGGAGATACTGGACTTGAGTGGGAATTGTCCACGTTGTCATAATGCACCTTTCCCATGCATCCCGTGCCCAAATAATGCTCCACTTCAGATTCATCCAAACTCCTTCCAGACCCTGAAGAACCTAAAGACTCTTCGACTTCATAGTAACTCTCTAACCCACATCCCTTCGGAGTGGTTTCAAAATCTGAGTCAACTTGGTCTTTTAGACCTCTCAAGCAACTTTTTGGCAAAGGAGATAACATGCACCTCCTTTCCTTCGTTGTTGCCTAATTTGGAAGAGTTGGATCTGTCTTTTAATTACGAGCTCCAGGTGTATCCTGCATCCCTTAACCTTTCAAGATCATTCAGTCACCTTAAATCTCTGAAGGTGTTAAGAATCAGAGGATATGTGTTTCAAGAGCTCAAAGAGGATGACATCCGACCATTGGCTGATCTGAACAAACTGGAGCTGATTGATCTCGGTACAAACTTCATAAAGATAGCTCATCTCAGCCTCTTGAGGAACCTGAAAAGCTTCAAAATCATCAACTTGTCTGACAACAAAATCTCAATGCCTTCTCAAGGAGAAACTCTTTCTAACCACAGAGAAAACCATTACAGTTCCCCAATGTCGCAAGGTGCACAGTACCACAGTGGCGAAGTGAAGGATATCCACTACTTCCTTTATGACGAATATGCACGCAGCTGCAAATACAAGGACAAGGAACTCTGGATTTCAAGTCCTTTCAACAACGAATGTAGTTCCTTTGGAAAAACGCTGGATATTAGTAGGAATAACATCTTTTTCCTTCATTCCAGATTTCTGGATCTTGGTGAGCTCAATTGTTTGAATCTCTCTGGGAACGCCATGAGCCAGAGTTTGAATGGTTCTGAGTTTGTCCAGTTGAAGAATTTACAATATCTAGACTTTTCAGACAATCGTCTGGATTTGATGTTCTCTTCAGCATTTCAGGAACTGAGTAGCTTGGTGGTTTTGGATATCAGTCGGAACAGCCATTACTTTGTAGCTGAGGGTTTAACTCACATGTTGAATTTCACAAAGAACCTGAATAAGCTGAGTAAGTTAATCATGAACGATAATCAAATCTCGACATCTACCAACACTGAAATGGAGAGTTTCTCTCTGGAGCATTTGGAGTTTAAAGGCAACCGTCTTGATATGTTGTGGAGAGATGGCGACACGAGGTACGCCAGCTACTTCAAGAAACTTTTGGCCTTGAAATCTCTTGATATCTCTCGCAACAACCTGAACTTTATCCCACTAGAAGTTTTCGAAGGTCTTCCAGACACCCTCACTGAACTGTACATCACTAACAACCGATTAAAGTCATTTCATTGGGAGGGCCTTTTGTACCTTAAAAACCTCCAACTATTAGACCTCAGTGAGAATCACTTGACGGATGTTCCTGCATGCTTGTCTAACTATACAAAATCAATCCAAAAGCTGGTTCTACACAAGAACAATATTGTAAAACTGACTCCCAACTTTCTCAAGGATGCGTTCAGCCTCAAGGTCCTGGATTTGAGTTACAACCGCATCCAGTTCATCGAAGAGTCGAGTTTTCCGGGAAATGTTATCGACCAGCTTCAGACCCTTTATTTGAACAACAACCGGTTTGTGTGCTCCTGCAATGCCACGTGGTTTGTCCGATGGATCAACAGGACGTCCGTAAACATCCCACGCCTTGCCACCGATGTCACTTGCGCTTCACCCAGTGCCCAAAAAGGTCAAAGTGTGATTTTCCTCAACATCCAGGCTTGCCAACACAATTCCCTGTCCATCATTCTCTGCATTTTACTAACATCTGTGATTCTTAGCATCCTCACGCTCACAATCTCCAGCCATCTCTTTCTTTGGGATGTTTGGTACATCTACCACTTCTGCTTGGCCAAACTCAAGGGATACCGCAGGCTGTCCTCCAACAGCACCGTCTATGACGCCTTCGTGGTCTACGATACGACGGATCCAGCCGTTCATGAGTGGGTCATGCAAGAGCTTCGAGTTCACCTGGAGGACAAGGGTGATCCGAGGATGCAACTCTGTTTGGAGGAGCGGGACTGGGTTCCTGGATGTCCCCTTATTGAAAATCTTTCCCAAAGCATACAGTTAAGCAAACGGACCGTTTTCATTCTGACCGGGCGATACATCAAGAGCGGCAGCTTCAGGACAGCATTCTATTTGGCCCACCAGCGACTCATGGATGAAAGGAATGACGTTATCGTACTGATATTCTTGGAGAAGATGCCTTGTCACTCCAAGTACCTCAGTCTGAGAAAGAGGCTGTATAAAAAATCAGTTCTCGAGTGGCCGAGGAACCCTCAAGCGCAGAGGTACTTCTGGTTCACTCTCAGAAGTGTCATGGCAACTGAGAGTCAGCAATACAACAAACTCTTTCAGGAAACGCTGTGA